The Hermetia illucens chromosome 2, iHerIll2.2.curated.20191125, whole genome shotgun sequence genomic interval TGTTCTTGAATTATTTAGAGCTTTTATTATGTATTTGGAGGCTTATGAAAATTGGCATTAGACTCTTTGGATTCAAatcccatggtgtcgatattGAACCGAAAAGAAACCCATCAATAGGCCAGAAGGAAGTTTTGGAATGTCTACGCTTGGCCTCAGTCAATTTTCCTCCAGTAATGAAATGATTCTCGAGCAACAAAGCGTCAGATGTTGTCCGAGGATTAAGAAGGAGTACCTTGTGAAAAACCTGGCAATGGAAAACATCTTTTCTCTGGTAGGAAACGATCGATGGTATTCTCTCTTTTTGTGTTGCCAAAAGACCGAAATACGATTATTAGATGGAGAGAATGAAATAGTTCGGTTTGTCAATAAAACGGAGTGTTGCAGAAAAACCATTGGCGTCTATCTTCCTCCAAACAACTTCATCGGCAAAGTTAAGGAGAAGCTGAATCCCTTCCGGACCAAACTGGTTGTAAAAAACCGAAATGGAGTCGTTTTTCTAAGAATTCGTGGACCAGTGCATATAGCGAATATAATTTCACCGATAAGTGAGTATGAGGTAAATATAGCATGACAAGTGGTAAGGAAAATGAGGAAAACAGCATGTGGTTTTTGGTAATCTGGAAGTCCGATAAACGCAGTAAACTACGATTCTCACAACTAAAAACGTTTTCTGTTTAGGCTTGATGTGAACGACGTTGGTCAGGTCAGCTTATCTGGCACCATTAATTTTTTGTCCGCAATATGCCCTAAATGTCGGGTAAACCATTCATGAAAAGATGGATGAGGGCATCCAGATTGCTTAAATATTAAATGAATAACTGAGATTGGTATTTTCTTTTTACAAGATTTTTTCAGAAAAAGGTGAAAAAGTAGGAAGCATTACAAGGCACTGGACAGGGTTCGTACGGGAAAGACTTCTTCATCTTCACGCCTATAGCATTAGTTTTCCGTACGAAGCAGACATCGAAACAAAATCTATTTTGCTAGCTGCAGCCTTGCTGATTGTAAGTATCGATATCTACAATTTTATTGGAACATTTGAAGGATTCCACTTTTTTTAGGACTTGCTCCTTTCAAAATGATTACGTGATTAAACTGGAAAATCTTAAAACACTTTTACTTTTAAATGTCTGCGTTGTCAATTTTTGATAGGATCAGGATACTTATTTTGTTATCTTttgaaataaaagtaaatattttgcaAAATAATCTGGCAGTCATTTTATGTGCATACGTATATTAGCGCCATGTTGTTAATGCTCACCATTGCTGCTGGTTCACTAAAATGAGCTCCTTGCTAGTCTTTCCGAGAAGTTTATACTCCCGATTTACTATTCTACGTCGCGTGTttcaaaaccaaccaatcatcGGCCACTCTCGGATGGATGGTATAACCAGCAGTGGATTTGCAACCTTTTTTTTAATTGTGATTTGTCCATGGTACCTGGCCCACATGATCATGTAGTTCCATACTTGAAATTGCGTCGGGCCAGAATACTTCGATGACCAGGTGGAGAGAGATGTTAATGAAAACTTTAAGAATTAGAGTAACCATGCCGATTAGATTCCATGTGCTAGCCTTATATAGTGGCACCCAGAAAGAACGAGGGGCGGCGTAGATTGCCCAtaacttgatgttggtattCCATTATcggaatttccagattttgaggAATACAGAGAAGGTGCTGTTAACTAGTCGAGTAGCATTAAATTCGCTGCCAATCAACAAGATAGACAAATTAATTGACGGATTCAATGCTCTGTTCTGATTGACTgcaaaagtcactccagacgtatcCAGAATACAATGTACACGAGGAACCAGCCGAgccttttcagatctctcagcaAATCCCAACAGAACGCCTATACAGTATAGTTTTCGTTAACttaagcgaaagaatattggggtggactttggggttatccgtccagcatgctgaatggatcacagctgaaggcacccgccatggcaCTATACTGAGCATGAATTTTTCGGACTTTACCAAAGAAGaggtttgacgagccataaacagctagaAGAACTGGGCGGGCCCAggtttggatcgggtgcagaacttctggtacaaaaagttcgccAGTATATACAGCCGGTTGGCACATGCAtgaatcaggtcatgagtcggccgggggaatttccacccttcgtcaatgcgggaattacctatctTATCCCTGAAAAGACACGGTACAGCGCCCCGCAGTTACAAAACCGATTACtttcttaccaaccctctacaaattcataacgtccattattagtggaacggTCAATGCTCACCTCggcaccaacaacattctgtccgaggagcaggagGGCTACCGAGTCGGTTCAAGTGGTTGCAAAgaccaactcattatcgactcggtagtcgTAGGGCAGACGACTAGAGGcctaagaaacctctttagttgctctaTCGATTATGCCAATTCTTTTGACAGCAtctcgcatacctggctaatcgatgtcctacatctgtatcgcactgatccgaaactaataaagtttttggcgacagtcatggaaacaCACACCACTTTGTCAGTGCTTTCATCTGAggatgctaatacctcagagcctatccatttACGGGGAGGCAACTTCCAGGGGAATTCTTTGAGTCGCctctggttttgcatggcactgaaacccctttcatggctactgaatgatgtaagagggcatggttttgcaataaaatatggctgacacacttgatgtacttagatgacatgaaGCTATACGCtatactgacgaccaccttagccattcagccgtgatattcggatggaatttagaTTAGATAAATGTCAAATCCATGCCAtcggcaaaggtcatcacgagccgcatagcattggtgacccaCACTTCGAAGTTATGATCGAGATAAACTTCTACAAATATATAGGTATTTTGCAAAGAACCTATGCTTGcgttggtgatctgaagtatgccctgctgtccgaattcctgcgctGTTTAAAGCTGgtcctgaaatcgcatctctttgggaagaataaaataagcgcattgaatgtattcgctatcccttcactggcttgtgCACttagaatattgccgtggacaaaccttgatctggaaaacgtccagcggcggatacggactgttatGTCCGAATTCCGAATCATtagcatcatccaaactctgacgtggggcggatgaacctgctcgtgacatcggaggtagggacgTGGTTGAAGTAGCGGCACAAcattatcgccaagtcgactcgctgcgcgtttATTTTTGCAGCAAATAGTAGGCGAGTCCTTGCATGCGACATTTAGTAAGGTAGGCTGACTCCACTTCACTCGAAGAATcgttctttcaatcctctgaatgtgatgaagtcggaccaagagcggatcgatgaatggaagtcgaaggcaatccaTGGTGAAcccgtgaattgtctttgacaaACATTTATCGATTTGCCTTTGTGGAactgatggctgtgtgctggggagctccttGTTGAGACGAAAGGATTTATGTGCCATTTAGGACGGCATGGGCGGGTGGAGTACAACTTgtgtagaatgtgtggtttggctTTAGAGACGTTACAAGCATGcgctgatcatgggaacatgtccggtttatcgatatgagccgcatGTAGTATTTGataattctgcttacagcatgtattgacgGCAAGTTCTAtctgatcgccacataccacacaacaagcccggggtgctgttagttgacaagacaggttgCTCCgcctatattattgatgttgctatcccccataacagcaacatcgaacggaaatacgtggagaagaaggtgaactatgaggttGTTGTAGCTCCCAtaaggtattgtacctaaatctctcacggcttcGCTTGATATCCTGAGACTCTTacatagtctggttcaaaccatgcagaaatttACCatcctgcatacgtgctcgatgtcacggggagttctcgacggattaaCCCATGAGACTACCATCGGCAACGACCACCAGAGcctctttatcttttaagtaagtaggatcatccaagcctaaatgcttagCCTTTAGTGCaattattaggtaaaatccggcatctgtcgaAATTGTAACTACTCAGAAAACAATAATTAATCTATGGCGGGAGAATTAAATTGGATCTGAACCTTGAAACTTGTGAAAAGACTTTATTCAGGATGGTATCAGTACACTACAGGGCTACGAGAGAGATTCGTCTCCTGACGCATTgcatgaatttgtatggtgaaaGAAAACTACATTGCATATGTTCGGCATTCTTCAATCATTTGCGCGTGAAGAATTCCGCGCATCTCTTTGATGCTATTGGGTGTATGTATGCATGGGATCGGGAACAAcaaacaagaaaaccatctaggcgtcgTCGACACACGTGCCGCCAAGATactccattttttcctcatataataacaatcgttggcgcaacaatccatattggatcagggccttgaagtgtgttagagcacttcattcaagaccataacggtacactacagtacactgtaggagacaatatggtcagcattgcgctcatgtACTCCCAAAAGGGTCAATCAAATGCAATGAAAGATCCTCCTGAGAATCCGTAGGCCCGACCTTCTGACAGGGTGACTTTTTCAGTACAACAGGTCTGCCACCTAGGGTATATAATCTATGGTTTTGCTCCATTACAGGGCGTGCAATTTATACCTTTTGTCCAGTTCAACGATTTCTGTATTAGAGTATACGTTGGGATGCCACTCATCTTTGTTCAACGCACGACGGTTGTCTAGTGGTTACCTAGGGTTACTATTCAGAAATGTGAACCATCTTAATTCAGACATGGACAAGGATCGTTACTGGGCGTTGCGGAGTTACAGACGATCAGGAACTTTACCTTGTGTATCTAAAGCCAGCCACATCTACAACTACTACTGGCTACTTTCCAATAATATTTCTGTCGACTgttgcagtgaagcctctttggcatgggttGATGATGTTCCGAGTATATGaaactatccggtctagcaagatagcggagaatacctcATATATGGTGCTCAGCAATCAGCTGTCTATGAGCGGCAGATAATGTTGTGCATGTTAGAGAAACTGATGAGTTGGTGGGTATAATTTATTATCTCCACATTTTGCTAGTTCAGCTGTAATTTCATAAACTTTCAGCGACTTGTGATTATTAAGTAAATGAATTGAACAAtcaggacttgttagcactaatgaagggaacaagtggctcccgaaatatcggtttttgcaaaaacaaaaatatcaacactagcgaataagaaagaacaagttttttattatcacAAATCAGTTTGTGTTCTGTGTTCTGTGGGCAGCATATGTggatcgttttcagttggcagaaCTTTCAAAATTCTGGTGTGGTTATTGATCAATTTATCAATGGAACCCTCCATACTCTGGTATGGTGGTTATTGAACAacttatcaaaatactcaacccatcactacAATATGCCAATACTCGGAAGGATTAGAATTGATGCGGATATGGATCCATCCTGCCAATGTTAACACAGATGCCGGAAGATCAGATAGTCCGTATGAAACAATCAACGAAGGTGACctttggcgaacttgatgcaaTCATCATTATTCATTAAAGATCGCCCCACCTATCGCGCTgattcaaaatataattttagcTTTTCTGAGAATACCTATAAACCTGGCATCTCGACCTCAAACCAACGTAACATTTGCTTGAT includes:
- the LOC119649284 gene encoding phospholipid scramblase 1-like isoform X2, encoding MSTLGLSQFSSSNEMILEQQSVRCCPRIKKEYLVKNLAMENIFSLIFSEKGEKVGSITRHWTGFVRERLLHLHAYSISFPYEADIETKSILLAAALLIDLLLSK
- the LOC119649284 gene encoding phospholipid scramblase 2-like isoform X1 gives rise to the protein MSTLGLSQFSSSNEMILEQQSVRCCPRIKKEYLVKNLAMENIFSLVGNDRWYSLFLCCQKTEIRLLDGENEIVRFVNKTECCRKTIGVYLPPNNFIGKVKEKLNPFRTKLVVKNRNGVVFLRIRGPVHIANIISPISEYEIFSEKGEKVGSITRHWTGFVRERLLHLHAYSISFPYEADIETKSILLAAALLIDLLLSK